A window of the Scophthalmus maximus strain ysfricsl-2021 chromosome 8, ASM2237912v1, whole genome shotgun sequence genome harbors these coding sequences:
- the sorbs2a gene encoding sorbin and SH3 domain-containing protein 2 isoform X7: MNTDSGGCAPKSVALSLTLSPMKRVQSSPNLASGSDSHSSDLDSWRSRSATDGLKNGDASSSSLAAKGFRSVRPNLQDKKSPTQDFNHMPLPPPRKESFHFSPTGTHPPDYSSLIALANDSGPGMLTFTQNEKAVLKESYTINSTSSYSYAETCANPVLREHQHNDISNCIAPATSNKLAQERKVSSLKLTPVTIPDPPAHLNSYSDPQTKTQTTSSPPPTSRPPQRGPALSQSLLQTASLSVHLGPSSPAGSQVEMTTPPPAVPPRPSPAKLLGQVLSHAMNGSASHPQRPLSPPSYPPLPASLHTGLQRRSRSSGGSESVTRESVVSGHTSVSSTVPIACFSEEEKRVSVIKAPHFEGIGPIDESGIPIAIRTTVDRPKDWYKTMFKQIHKVHKADDDYSDTYNATYAVINNDDYSLSSTATMAHPAPRTHTYRPLSKSPSDNGGHLGPREPSPSPVPPPPPPMPSLLQLRARESERDKDSPDMNEWGPPDRKVDTRRYRAEPKSIFEYEPGKSSILDHERPTYDDIDLENEPWYKFFSELEFGRPPPKKRLDYNPDISARQHIETSLHIAPADKAPERAASAASDYRKRRKSEPSSSQVNAQSQSRAALSPKPVEAYRPSSSSLKKPVIRSSPSSPSRAKGGDACDMYSNSLTSPGPYQGPFVPPVPSVPVHCPEDGSQDGSSSSQQSVYCNNSWQTKHQDAETWTSVEEAAAVPPPSSGKLRSRSCDDLLNDGHSGPGGRNATRSESAGSLVCDANPSGSTGSASTRSLPRLHRRRAHDSPGFLQLYRKMHQIDRAQLIPSDVIRSVRARILELERQPHLHRHRLFPWTPSWGVEVPHDMVPNRITEYERLIQKSKSMPNLGDSEVPSGTTTPGGSSSRASSGGGATPSFPKRRFSIESLLEEDNNNGNSGTVPQTMDHLQPRSPPEGQPRGPEPSRGRSFPAPPVPQSPQANPDYSDSEQDAFASDLSDFIQVEGSSFCSESDFDHCSLTSSESLYGSSTLHHHHLRHHHHHHHHHAGHQNLGQSQGYQHRHLISTCKGRCPASYTRFTTMLRHERERARQENQRPSQPSRSSHSQIQSAQSQQAMSKLAFLVSPVPFRRKKGSPPTSKRISDGGGRGSRPKSKQAIYEALDAALRDIYEHIQAERGHRGTRAPDDSILKRILAELLPNVPERSSSLRGRRGGWHGGHSSASLYPDGSPTGYASYREDPSTPPLQSPISACYGRHSDTSNNNEYGEEQGNGNALCYSDQDVSRSYSTLDGRHTPQSRRPTPDREVSHKQMTQLILFSLLHQKQPARAIYDFNAQTAKELTFKKGDAVNIIRQIDTNWYEGEHRGRVGIFPISYVEKMPSTEKQQPIRPPPPAHVREIGEAVARFNFNADTNVELSLRKGERVIVIRQVDQNWYEGKIPDTTKQGIFPVSYIDIIKRSPSKSPAHHIDPRGHSGSRTPSSTPIKPFYHLPPSSATCDLPSPHPSLRRLDLQAITNDWLSLTMGPSASTPVHSRTTTPVPPTPPPLPLDLASLQTAQEPMTPSPSPAPSLRGFALPPQTFCRTPPFREGRLGSGHTPAVLPFSQPPHPPPPPPPPASHSSLTSPSSDSLLQNNSSRRGFTETAQMSYIAKPEVLFCTTPERIKSPTQIPQWHKFTAPVNKSTKTTVTLRVKDPYDELLSMILDGSSSTDDVDFSRFSPIDSPPATPTDESQSRFELKADESYHPAGKPPAVTAASKPAGGVRLEVQVHKPVTMAPLSISWGGLPKTSTDDEPVKSQSPPSVKGKGFTELFIEEEEDVLEEKEEDVRDLNERLSPQADVSPSTLTRLSHPSASSPSIAPPPPPPPHSSTPSFSPPSFSPPSSSPSRSQQHDHNTVPTSPPRSPQPPSLPHLSLSPSPPVSPPPLHSSHPSPVVPPQRSVPQPSNSPCPSRPFASVPDSESPVSLPTRSPPKPASPPLATPCSPPTPPTVPHPGHRSPKVKDPVVGGKPPRSPILSRRSYLSSVRGRRRLVQDALHGGGDPYQAVYNYTPRNEDELELREGDIVDVMEKCDDGWFVGTSRRSKLFGTFPGNYVKQL, from the exons ATGAATacag ATAGCGGAGGATGCGCTCCCAAAAGCGTGGCCTTGTCCCTCACACTCTCTCCCATGAAGAGGGTCCAGAGCTCGCCAAATCTAGCCTCAG GGAGTGATTCTCACTCATCAGACTTGG ATTCTTGGCGGTCACGCAGCGCAACAGATGGCCTTAAGAACGGAGACGCCAGCAGCTCATCTCTCGCTGCCAAAGGCTTTCGGAGTGTCAGACCCAACCTGCAGGACAAAAAGTCACCGACACAG GATTTCAATCACATGCCACTGCCGCCCCCCAGGAAAGAGAGTTTCCACTTCTCGCCCACTGGCACTCATCCACCAGACTACAGCTCCCTCATTGCCCTGGCTAATGACTCAGGCCCTGGAATGCTAACGTTCACTCAGAATGAGAAAGCAGTTTTGAAAGAGTCCTACACGATTAATAGCACATCTTCTTACTCCTACGCAGAGACCTGTGCGAACCCAGTCCTGCGCGAACACCAGCACAATGATATTAGCAACTGCATCGCCCCTGCCACCTCTAATAAACTGGCCCAGGAGCGTAAGGTGTCGTCCCTCAAACTAACCCCGGTCACCATCCCTGACCCTCCTGCACACCTCAACTCCTACTCTGATCCCCAAACTAAGACCCAGACCACAAGTTCCCCTCCACCCACTTCCCGACCTCCACAAAGGGGCCCGGCTCTCTCTCAGTCCCTGTTGCAGACGGCCTCGCTCTCTGTCCACTTGGGCCCCTCAAGTCCAGCTGGGTCCCAGGTGGAGATGACGACGCCTCCTCCCGCAGTTCCGCCGAGACCTTCTCCTGCAAAACTGCTG GGCCAGGTCCTCTCTCACGCTATGAATGGGAGTGCGAGCCATCCGCAGAGacccctctctcccccgtccTACCCTCCTCTCCCCGCCTCGCTCCACACCGGGCTCCAGAGACGGAGCAGGAGTTCGG GGGGCAGCGAGTCTGTCACGAGAGAGTCGGTGGTGTCGGGCCACACCAGCGTCAGCAGCACCGTGCCCATCGCCTGCttctcagaggaagagaaaagggtTTCCGTCATCAAAGCCCCTCACTTCGAAGGCATCGGCCCCATAGACGAGTCCGGCATCCCCATTGCCATCCGCACG acGGTGGATAGGCCTAAGGATTGGTATAAAACCATGTTCAAACAGATCCACAAGGTTCACAAAGCAG acgATGACTATTCCGACACGTACAATGCAACATATGCTGTCATAAACAATG ACGACTACAGCCTGTCATCCACCGCCACCATGGCCCACCCGGCACCCCGGACGCATACGTACAGGCCGCTGTCCAAGAGCCCCTCAGACAACGGAGGGCATCTGGGGCCTCGGGAGCCTTCCCCATCCCCTGtgcccccacctcctccacccatgCCTTCCCTCCTGCAGCTAAGGGCCAGAGAAAGCGAACGCGACAAAGACTCCCCGGACAT GAATGAATGGGGTCCTCCCGACAGGAAAGTGGACACACGAAGGTACCGCGCAGAGCCCAAGAGTATTTTTGAATACGAGCCTGGGAAGTCCTCTATTTTGGACCATGAGAGACCA ACCTATGATGACATAGATTTAGAGAACGAGCCTTGGTATAAGTTCTTTTCCGAGCTGGAGTTTGGGCGGCCG CCTCCTAAAAAACGGCTGGATTATAATCCAGACATCTCCGCTCGCCAGCACATCGAG ACATCCCTGCACATCGCTCCCGCCGACAAGGCTCCTGAGAGAGCTGCGAG CGCTGCCAGCGACtacaggaagagaaggaagtCTGAGCCGTCGAGTTCCCAAGTGAATGCTCAGTCTCAGAGCAGAGCTGCACTTTCCCCCAAACCAGTGGAGGCCTACAgaccgagcagcagcagcctgaagaAGCCCGTCATCCGTTCCTCACCATCCTCACCCTCCAGAGCCAAAG GTGGGGACGCATGCGACATGTATTCAAACAGTTTGACCTCCCCAGGTCCTTATCAGGGCCCCTTTGTGCCCCCTGTCCCCTCTGTCCCCGTCCATTGCCCCGAGGACGGCAGCCAGGATGgcagctcctcctcccagcAGTCTGTCTACTGTAACAACAGTTGGCAGACCAAGCACCAGGACGCCGAGACGTGGACCAGtgtggaggaggcggcggcggtgcCGCCGCCCTCCTCTGGCAAACTAAGGTCCCGCAGCTGTGACGACTTACTCAACGATGGGCATTCTGGCCCGGGTGGGCGCAACGCCACTCGCTCAGAAAGTGCCGGTTCACTGGTGTGCGATGCGAATCCTTCAGGTTCAACTGGATCCGCTTCCACTCGCTCATTACCACGACTCCACCGGCGGCGGGCGCACGATTCGCCGGGCTTTCTCCAGCTCTATCGCAAAATGCACCAGATTGACCGAGCCCAGCTCATCCCGTCCGACGTCATCCGCTCGGTCCGTGCTCGTATCCTCGAACTCGAGCGTCAACCTCACCTGCATCGCCATCGCCTCTTTCCTTGGACGCCCTCTTGGGGCGTGGAGGTGCCGCACGACATGGTGCCAAACCGCATTACTGAGTACGAGCGCCTTATTCAGAAGTCCAAATCCATGCCCAACTTGGGCGACAGTGAGGTGCCTTCAGGCACGACGACGCCAGGTGGCTCATCATCTCGAGCTAGCAGTGGTGGCGGTGCCACACCCAGTTTCCCCAAACGCCGTTTTTCCATTGAATCTTTACTAgaggaagacaacaacaacggcaACAGCGGAACAGTACCTCAAACCATGGATCACTTGCAGCCTCGTAGCCCACCTGAGGGCCAGCCTCGTGGACCAGAGCCCAGCCGCGGTCGGTCCTTTCCTGCTCCTCCGGTCCCCCAAAGCCCGCAGGCCAACCCGGACTACTCTGACAGCGAACAAGACGCCTTTGCCTCAGACCTCAGTGACTTCATCCAGGTGGAGGGCTCCTCATTTTGCAGCGAGAGCGATTTTGACCATTGCTCGCTGACCTCCTCTGAGAGCTTGTACGGCTCTTCCAcccttcaccaccaccacctccgtcatcaccaccaccatcaccaccaccacgccgGTCACCAAAATCTCGGCCAGAGCCAGGGCTATCAACACCGTCACCTCATAAGCACCTGCAAAGGCCGCTGCCCAGCCTCTTACACCCGTTTCACGACCATGCTCCGCCATGAGCGGGAGCGAGCGCGTCAGGAGAACCAGAGACCTTCACAGCCGAGCCGCAGCAGCCATTCCCAAATCCAGAGCGCGCAGTCTCAGCAAGCGATGTCCAAGCTGGCCTTCCTGGTCAGCCCAGTGCCTTTCCGCAGGAAAAAGGGCTCACCACCTACCTCTAAAAGAATCAGCGATGGCGGAGGTCGGGGCAGCAGACCCAAGTCCAAACAGGCCATTTATGAAGCGCTGGATGCGGCGTTGAGAGACATATATGAGCACATACAAGCAGAGAGAGGCCACAGGGGCACCAGGGCGCCAGACGACAGCATCCTGAAGAGAATACTGGCCGAGCTGCTGCCAAATGTGCCTGAGCGGAGCTCCTCGTtgcgggggaggagggggggttggcACGGGGGTCACTCCTCCGCGTCGTTGTACCCAGACGGAAGCCCCACTGGGTACGCCTCGTACAGAGAGGATCCGTCCACACCGCCGCTACAGTCACCGATCAGTGCCTGCTACGGACGCCATTCAGACACCTCAAACAATAATGAATATGGAGAGGAGCAGGGCAATGGAAATGCTCTCTGTTATTCAG ACCAGGATGTCTCCAGGAGTTATTCCACTTTGGACGGACGCCACACACCCCAGAGTAGAAGACCTACTCCTGACAGAGAG GTCTCCCATAAACAGATGACACAACTTattctgttctctctcctccatcagaAACAGCCCGCAAGAGCCATTTATGATTTTAATGCACAAACGGCTAA GgagctgacatttaaaaagggtGATGCAGTAAACATCATCAGGCAGATAGATACCAACTGGTACGAAGGGGAGCACCGAGGACGGGTGGGGATATTCCCCATATCGTATGTAGAG aagatgcCGTccacagagaagcagcagccGATCCGTCCTCCTCCGCCAGCACACGTCAGAGAGATCGGAGAGGCAGTGGCACGCTTCAACTTCAACGCCGACACTAACGTGGAGCTGTCTCTCAGAAAG ggtgaGAGAGTAATTGTGATAAGGCAGGTGGATCAGAACTGGTACGAGGGCAAGATCCCAGACACAACCAAACAGGGCATCTTTCCTGTGTCCTACATTGACATCATCAAGCGCTCCCCGTCCAAGAGCCCCGCCCATCACATAGACCCGCGTGGTCACTCTGGCAGCAGGACGCCGAGCAGCACACCCATCAAG CCTTTCTACCACCTACCTCCATCCTCCGCCACCTGTGACCTCCCGTCCCCTCACCCCTCGTTGAGAAGGCTTGACCTGCAAGCCATCACCAACGACTGGCTGTCGCTCACAATGGGCCCGTCAGCATCCACACCGGTTCACTCCCGCACGACCACCCCTGTACCTCCCACACCTCCCCCTCTTCCACTTGACCTTGCATCTCTTCAAACAGCTCAGGAGCCCATGACACCTTCACCCTCACCCGCACCGTCACTAAGAGGCTTTGCTCTTCCGCCCCAGACATTTTGCAGAACTCCACCTTTCAGAGAAGGGAGACTCGGTTCAGGTCACACCCCAGCTGTTCTGCCTTTTTCCcaacctcctcatcctcctcctcctcctcccccccccgcctctcatTCCTCACTCACCTCTCCATCAAGTGACTCTTTGCtccaaaacaacagcagccgCAGGGGGTTCACAGAAACAGCCCAAATGTCTTACATTGCTAAGCCGGAGGTTTTGTTCTGCACGACACCGGAGCGAATAAAGTCACCCACGCAAATTCCACAGTGGCACAAATTCACCGCACCAGTAAACAAAAGCACCAAAACAACCGTTACCCTGCGAGTAAAAGACCCTTATGACGAGTTGTTATCTATGATCCTGGATGGTTCTTCCAGCACAGACGATGTTGACTTTTCAAGATTTTCTCCGATAGATTCCCCACCGGCTACACCAACTGATGAATCCCAGAGCAGGTTTGAGTTAAAAGCAGACGAGTCATATCACCCGGCAGGGAAACCCCCAGCAGTCACTGCAGCCAGCAAACCAGCAGGCGGCGTTCGGTTAGAGGTGCAGGTTCACAAGCCTGTGACGATGGCGCCGCTGTCCATCAGCTGGGGCGGACTGCCAAAAACGTCCACTGATGACGAACCAGTCAAGTCTCAAAGTCCGCCGTCGGTCAAGGGGAAGGGATTTACTGAGCTGTTcattgaggaggaggaagatgttttagaagagaaagaggaggatgttaGAGATTTGAATGAAAGACTCAGTCCACAG GCTGATGTCTCTCCGTCCACCCTGACACGGCTTTCTCACCCCAGCGCCTCCTCACCCTCTatagcaccaccaccacctccacccccgCACTCTTCTACCCCTTCGTTTTCTCCTCCTTCGTTTTCTCCTCCTTCGTCTTCTCCCTCGCGTTCACAGCAGCATGATCACAACACCGTCCCTACGTCTCCCCCTCGCTCCCCTCAGCCCccgtccctccctcacctctcacTGTCGCCctctccacctgtctcaccccctcccctccactcctctcacCCCTCTCCTGTCGTCCCCCCCCAGCGTTCTGTCCCCCAACCCTCAAACTCCCCCTGTCCTTCTCGTCCGTTCGCGTCCGTCCCTGACTCGGAATCGCCCGTAAGCCTTCCCACCCGGTCGCCCCCTAAAcccgcctctcctcccctcgccacTCCATGCTCTCCCCCGACTCCCCCCACCGTGCCCCATCCAGGACATAGGTCTCCCAAGGTGAAG GATCCAGTTGTCGGTGGTAAACCTCCCCGTAGCCCCATCTTGTCCCGGAGGTCCTATCTGTCATCCGTTAGAGGTCGAAGG cGATTAGTACAGGACGCGCTCCACGGCGGAGGAGACCC ATACCAGGCCGTGTACAACTACACGCCTCGCAACGAGGACGAGCTGGAGCTGAGGGAGGGCGACATCGTCGATGTGATGGAGAAGTGTGACGACGGCTGGTTTGTCG GGACCTCTCGGAGGAGCAAGTTGTTTGGAACCTTCCCAGGAAACTACGTGAAGCAGCTATAA